Proteins from a single region of Acidobacteriota bacterium:
- the murJ gene encoding murein biosynthesis integral membrane protein MurJ, protein MTSPRGASLTRAAGLIGSATMASRILGLVREQVLAHAFGASHQMDAFNAAFRLPNLVRDLFAEGAMTAAFVPTFSRTLARDGREAAWTLGRRAITALLVVTSVIAGVGMVCAEPMTRAFAGGFASVPGKLELTVQLTRLMFPFLPLVAAAVAAMGMLNALGRFFMPALAPAMFNVASIAAILLLVPLMPAFGMEPVTALAFAVLLGGLGQIALQWPQLRREGFRYRFDFAPNDPGLREILLLMGPGTLGVAATQFNVYVGTVLATSEVAGSVSWLNYAFRIMYLPIGIFGVAIAGASLALLSQHAAREDMDALRATLAHALRLMLALTVPATVGLVVLGVPIVRLIFERGQFQPSDTQNVALALMGYSPGLIGYSAVKVLSPTFYALRDTRTPVAVSVAAVLINALLSVTLARVLGFGFVGLSLATALASLVNAGLLLILLRRRLGSIGARAILSTLVRITLASLVMAGAAWALHGWLDTRVLTGDAFVVQAVRVGVTIGAALVVLAGAARLFGVREFDEAFGRIVGRLMKRRAPKDARE, encoded by the coding sequence GTGACATCGCCGCGCGGCGCCTCGCTGACTCGTGCTGCAGGACTCATCGGCAGCGCGACGATGGCGAGCCGGATCCTGGGACTCGTGCGCGAGCAGGTCCTGGCGCACGCGTTCGGCGCGAGTCATCAGATGGACGCCTTCAACGCGGCGTTCCGCCTCCCGAACCTGGTCCGCGATCTCTTCGCCGAGGGCGCCATGACGGCCGCCTTCGTCCCCACCTTCAGCCGGACGCTCGCGCGCGATGGCCGCGAGGCCGCCTGGACGCTCGGACGACGGGCCATCACCGCGTTGCTCGTGGTCACGTCGGTAATCGCCGGTGTCGGCATGGTGTGCGCCGAGCCCATGACGCGCGCGTTTGCCGGAGGCTTCGCGAGCGTGCCTGGCAAGCTCGAACTGACGGTGCAGCTCACACGGCTCATGTTCCCGTTCCTGCCGCTCGTGGCGGCGGCGGTGGCGGCGATGGGCATGCTGAACGCGCTCGGCCGGTTCTTCATGCCGGCGCTCGCGCCCGCGATGTTCAACGTCGCGTCGATTGCGGCCATCCTCCTGCTCGTGCCACTGATGCCGGCGTTCGGGATGGAGCCGGTGACGGCGCTGGCATTCGCCGTGCTCCTTGGCGGGCTCGGACAGATCGCGCTCCAGTGGCCGCAACTGCGGCGCGAAGGCTTCAGGTATCGCTTCGACTTCGCGCCCAACGATCCCGGCCTGCGCGAGATCCTCCTGCTGATGGGGCCAGGCACGCTCGGCGTTGCCGCCACGCAGTTCAACGTCTACGTGGGCACCGTTCTGGCGACAAGCGAGGTGGCCGGATCGGTGTCGTGGCTGAACTACGCGTTCAGAATCATGTACCTCCCCATCGGCATCTTCGGCGTGGCGATCGCGGGCGCATCCCTGGCGCTGCTCTCGCAGCACGCCGCGCGCGAGGACATGGACGCGCTGCGCGCCACGCTGGCTCACGCCCTGCGACTCATGCTGGCGCTGACGGTACCGGCGACCGTCGGCCTCGTGGTCCTGGGCGTGCCGATCGTCAGGCTGATCTTCGAACGCGGCCAGTTCCAGCCGTCCGACACGCAGAACGTGGCGCTGGCCCTCATGGGGTATTCGCCGGGTCTCATCGGCTATTCGGCCGTGAAGGTTCTCTCGCCGACCTTCTACGCGCTGCGCGACACCCGCACGCCCGTGGCAGTGAGCGTGGCGGCCGTGCTGATCAACGCGCTGCTCAGCGTGACGCTCGCCCGCGTGCTCGGGTTCGGATTCGTGGGCCTGAGCCTGGCGACGGCGCTCGCGTCGCTGGTGAACGCCGGTCTGCTGCTGATCCTGTTGCGGCGGCGTCTCGGATCGATCGGGGCGCGCGCCATCCTCTCGACATTGGTCAGGATCACGCTGGCGAGCCTGGTGATGGCCGGTGCGGCATGGGCGCTGCACGGGTGGCTCGACACACGCGTGCTGACGGGCGATGCGTTCGTCGTACAGGCCGTCCGCGTCGGCGTCACGATCGGCGCAGCGCTCGTGGTGCTCGCCGGGGCGGCACGCCTGTTCGGCGTGCGCGAGTTCGACGAGGCGTTCGGCAGGATCGTGGGCCGACTGATGAAGCGGCGCGCGCCGAAGGATGCCCGTGAATGA
- a CDS encoding tetratricopeptide repeat protein: MRSRRGSFIVLLASGVLWLPASTGYAHRAPDAQARQAPAGGDIATLRANGEAAMDASRFEDAEAIFEKLVGLTPADPIARLQLGMARTMSGRAAEAIAPLREALRLRPDLLPAKLFLGIAYMEVNRPKDAVAPLRQVVQADGSNVNARQALAEALLALEQFGEASVQLEAVTKAQPALPQVWAALGRTYEGISRAAFARLQEIDPDSPYVWLLVADVMVVEEKHAQAFDLIRKAQEALPTLPGVHRQLATVYAASGHADWAAVEQQRADAEKPACATVPVACAYLAGKYRDVITRTATATQATALYWRARAANDLAIGAFGTLEQLPPSVDRFVVRAGIARDQGQPLEAAAQLREALKLAPGDPGLERDLAGALYASGDVEQALPLLEKLLASNPNAPDLLIAVGDGLLRGTQVERAVTLLKKAVSLDPSQTAAQGLLGRALLQAGDAAGSIPHLEAALAADQDGSVHYQLAQAVQRTGNAERAKVLLAEYQKRAEAAAPPEPVSPASAPTITPPVP; encoded by the coding sequence ATGCGCAGTCGCCGTGGCAGCTTCATCGTCCTCCTCGCGTCGGGTGTCCTGTGGCTGCCCGCCTCGACCGGCTACGCGCATCGCGCGCCTGACGCGCAGGCCCGCCAGGCGCCTGCCGGCGGTGACATCGCGACGCTGCGCGCCAACGGCGAGGCGGCGATGGACGCCTCGCGGTTCGAAGACGCGGAAGCGATCTTCGAGAAGCTCGTGGGCCTCACGCCCGCCGATCCGATCGCGCGCCTGCAACTCGGAATGGCGCGGACGATGAGCGGGCGTGCGGCCGAGGCAATTGCCCCATTGCGTGAGGCCCTGCGTCTGCGCCCGGACCTCCTGCCCGCGAAGCTGTTCCTCGGCATCGCCTACATGGAAGTGAACAGGCCGAAGGACGCCGTGGCTCCGCTGCGGCAGGTGGTGCAGGCCGACGGCAGCAACGTCAACGCACGTCAGGCGCTGGCCGAAGCGCTGCTCGCGCTGGAGCAGTTCGGCGAGGCGAGCGTGCAACTCGAGGCCGTGACGAAGGCGCAGCCGGCGCTGCCGCAGGTATGGGCGGCGCTCGGACGCACCTACGAAGGGATCTCGCGCGCCGCGTTCGCACGCCTCCAGGAGATCGATCCCGACTCGCCGTACGTATGGCTGCTCGTCGCCGACGTGATGGTGGTGGAAGAGAAGCACGCGCAGGCCTTCGATCTGATCAGGAAGGCGCAGGAGGCGCTGCCGACGCTGCCGGGCGTCCATCGCCAACTCGCGACCGTGTATGCCGCGAGCGGTCATGCGGACTGGGCGGCCGTGGAACAGCAGCGCGCCGACGCCGAGAAGCCCGCGTGCGCGACGGTGCCGGTGGCCTGCGCGTATCTCGCTGGCAAGTACCGCGACGTGATCACGCGCACGGCGACGGCAACACAGGCCACGGCGCTCTACTGGCGTGCGCGTGCGGCCAACGACCTGGCCATCGGCGCGTTCGGCACGTTGGAGCAACTGCCTCCCTCCGTCGATCGCTTCGTCGTGCGGGCCGGCATCGCGCGCGATCAGGGCCAGCCACTGGAAGCCGCGGCGCAGTTGCGCGAGGCGTTGAAGCTCGCACCCGGCGATCCGGGGCTCGAACGCGATCTGGCAGGCGCGCTGTACGCGTCGGGCGACGTCGAGCAGGCGCTGCCGCTGCTCGAGAAGCTCCTGGCGTCGAACCCGAACGCCCCAGATCTGCTGATCGCCGTTGGCGACGGCCTGCTGCGGGGGACGCAGGTGGAGCGGGCCGTCACGCTGTTGAAGAAGGCGGTGAGCCTCGATCCGTCGCAGACGGCCGCGCAGGGGCTGCTCGGGCGCGCGCTGCTCCAGGCGGGCGACGCCGCGGGGTCCATCCCGCACCTCGAAGCGGCATTGGCCGCGGACCAGGACGGCAGCGTCCACTACCAGCTCGCGCAGGCGGTGCAGCGTACGGGCAACGCGGAGCGTGCGAAGGTCCTGCTGGCCGAGTATCAGAAGCGCGCGGAGGCCGCCGCACCGCCAGAGCCCGTCTCGCCCGCCAGCGCCCCGACGATCACGCCTCCGGTTCCGTGA
- a CDS encoding CRTAC1 family protein yields MQAPIPQFENVQPSSGVGFVLANAPTPDKRLIETMPGGFAAFDYDGDGKVDLFFANGNATHALAKASPTFHNRLYRNLGDFRFEDVTEAAGLQGRGFAMGAAVADYDNDGHPDLLVPGVGAPTLYRNTGKGTFEDVTGAAGIGPSAWSVAAAWVDVDADGWLDLFLVNYLDWHEKADRFCGDRVRGLRVYCHPKYYNGLPNQLYRNKRDGTFEDISKASGVGAHVGKGMSVGVADFDGDGRPDLFVSNDAVPNFLFRNVDGTRFEETALLAGVALPGFGRPVSSMGVAARDFTADGRPDILVTALRGETFPLFVNDGTLTFHDGTHKALLTAASSNHSGWGVVAADVDNDGRPDILIANSHVNDLIDRFEASPYHEANQVLMNRGATFEDVTAKAGAGVARAISAHRGLVAVDLDGDGRLDWVTTSLGGPVEIWKNAGPAGHWIRVQLRGGTSNRDGLGATVTVGGQTFPVSSAVGYASSLLQGTHIGLGTSTTAPRIEVRWPSGRTQVVDAPGVDTVVTVTEPEA; encoded by the coding sequence ATGCAGGCTCCGATCCCGCAGTTCGAGAACGTTCAGCCGTCGAGTGGTGTCGGCTTCGTCCTCGCCAACGCGCCCACGCCCGACAAGCGCCTCATCGAGACGATGCCCGGCGGGTTCGCGGCATTCGACTACGACGGCGACGGCAAGGTGGACCTGTTCTTCGCCAACGGCAACGCGACGCACGCACTCGCCAAGGCCTCGCCCACGTTCCACAACCGGCTCTACCGCAACCTCGGCGACTTCCGGTTCGAGGACGTGACGGAGGCGGCTGGGCTCCAGGGACGCGGATTCGCGATGGGTGCGGCCGTGGCCGACTACGACAACGACGGGCACCCCGACCTCCTGGTGCCGGGCGTTGGGGCGCCCACGCTGTATCGCAACACCGGCAAGGGCACGTTCGAGGACGTGACGGGCGCGGCGGGTATCGGCCCGTCGGCGTGGTCGGTCGCCGCCGCGTGGGTGGACGTCGACGCCGACGGATGGCTCGACCTCTTCCTCGTCAACTACCTCGACTGGCACGAGAAGGCCGATCGCTTCTGCGGCGACCGCGTGCGCGGCCTGCGCGTGTACTGCCATCCGAAGTACTACAACGGCCTGCCGAACCAGTTGTACCGGAACAAGCGTGACGGCACGTTCGAGGACATCTCGAAGGCCAGCGGCGTCGGCGCGCACGTCGGCAAGGGCATGAGCGTGGGCGTGGCCGACTTCGACGGGGACGGCAGGCCCGACCTGTTCGTCTCCAACGACGCCGTGCCGAACTTCCTGTTCCGCAACGTGGACGGCACGCGCTTCGAGGAAACCGCCCTGCTCGCGGGCGTCGCGCTCCCTGGCTTCGGCAGGCCCGTGTCGAGCATGGGCGTTGCGGCGCGGGACTTCACGGCAGACGGGCGTCCCGACATCCTCGTCACCGCCCTCAGGGGCGAGACGTTCCCGCTCTTTGTCAACGACGGCACGCTCACCTTCCACGACGGCACGCACAAGGCCCTGCTCACGGCGGCGAGCAGCAACCACAGCGGTTGGGGCGTCGTCGCCGCCGACGTCGACAACGACGGTCGACCCGACATCCTCATCGCCAACTCGCACGTGAACGACCTCATCGACAGGTTCGAGGCGTCGCCGTATCACGAGGCCAACCAGGTCCTCATGAATCGCGGGGCGACGTTCGAGGACGTGACGGCGAAGGCCGGCGCGGGGGTGGCGCGCGCGATCTCGGCGCATCGCGGTCTCGTGGCCGTGGATCTCGACGGCGACGGTCGGCTCGACTGGGTCACGACGAGCCTCGGCGGCCCCGTGGAGATCTGGAAGAACGCCGGGCCGGCCGGCCACTGGATTCGCGTGCAGCTGCGCGGAGGCACGTCCAACAGGGATGGCCTTGGCGCCACAGTCACCGTTGGCGGCCAGACGTTCCCCGTCTCATCGGCCGTCGGCTACGCGTCGTCCTTGCTGCAGGGCACCCACATCGGCCTCGGGACGTCGACGACAGCGCCGCGGATCGAAGTGCGATGGCCGTCGGGCCGGACGCAGGTGGTCGACGCGCCAGGCGTCGACACGGTGGTGACGGTCACGGAACCGGAGGCGTGA
- a CDS encoding GatB/YqeY domain-containing protein, with the protein MTGQSLAARVNTDLGVALRARDQETLDALRMLKTALTNKRVELMRELDDKEALQVVTSLVKQRKDSVAQFTAAGRQALADKEQREAAILEHYLPAALDPEALSALINEAVAESGATGPKDMGKVMKVLMPRLAGQVVDGKAVNEQVRARLGSA; encoded by the coding sequence ATGACCGGACAATCGCTGGCGGCGCGGGTCAATACGGACCTGGGCGTGGCACTGCGGGCGCGGGATCAGGAGACGCTCGACGCGCTACGGATGCTCAAGACGGCGCTCACCAACAAGCGCGTCGAACTCATGCGTGAGCTCGACGACAAGGAAGCGCTCCAGGTGGTGACCTCGCTCGTCAAGCAGCGCAAGGACAGCGTTGCGCAGTTCACGGCAGCGGGGCGACAGGCCCTGGCCGACAAGGAGCAGCGCGAGGCGGCAATCCTCGAGCACTACCTGCCCGCGGCCCTCGATCCGGAGGCGCTGTCGGCCCTCATCAACGAAGCCGTGGCCGAGAGCGGTGCCACGGGACCGAAGGACATGGGCAAGGTGATGAAGGTGCTCATGCCGAGGCTGGCGGGTCAGGTCGTCGACGGCAAGGCCGTGAACGAGCAGGTCCGTGCGCGTCTCGGCTCCGCCTGA
- a CDS encoding DegT/DnrJ/EryC1/StrS family aminotransferase, whose translation MHTDIRVPFLSLKPGDDDAAIRAAIARVIDRGWFILGPELEAFEAEFAAACGTTHSVGVNTGTDAIALLLRAMGIGAGDEVITAPLSAAYTGLAVMMAGARPVFADIDPQRHTIDPRAVEAAITPRTAAIMPVHLYGQSADMTALCAIAERHGLAIVEDAAQAHLCTHEGRPVGTFGAGAAFSFYPTKNLGALGDGGAVVTNDAAIADRLRRLRNGGQRVTYQHESFGVNSRLDEMQAAVLRERLQRLPAWTAQRRTLAVRYRTLLRDAPVRVPREFDTGHVYHLFPVRVDNRAAFQSHMTARGIQTLVHYPHALTRQPAFADQSPAPCPEAERAAAEVVSLPLHPLLTAADINLVAEAARTFTE comes from the coding sequence ATGCACACCGATATCCGCGTACCCTTCCTGTCGCTGAAGCCCGGCGACGATGATGCGGCGATCAGAGCGGCGATCGCCCGCGTGATCGATCGCGGGTGGTTCATCCTCGGACCGGAACTCGAGGCCTTCGAGGCGGAGTTCGCGGCGGCCTGCGGCACGACGCACTCGGTGGGCGTCAACACAGGCACCGATGCCATCGCCCTGCTGCTGCGCGCCATGGGGATCGGCGCCGGCGACGAAGTGATCACCGCGCCGCTCTCGGCGGCGTATACGGGCCTCGCCGTGATGATGGCCGGCGCGCGTCCCGTGTTCGCCGACATCGATCCGCAGCGCCACACGATCGACCCGCGGGCCGTCGAAGCCGCGATCACGCCGCGAACGGCGGCGATCATGCCCGTGCACCTGTACGGGCAGTCGGCCGACATGACGGCGCTGTGCGCCATCGCCGAGCGACACGGCCTGGCGATCGTCGAAGACGCGGCGCAGGCGCATCTCTGCACGCACGAGGGCCGTCCCGTCGGCACGTTCGGCGCAGGGGCGGCGTTCAGCTTCTATCCGACGAAGAATCTCGGTGCGCTGGGCGATGGCGGAGCCGTGGTGACCAACGACGCGGCGATTGCCGACAGGCTGCGGCGCCTGCGCAATGGCGGACAGCGCGTCACCTACCAGCACGAGTCGTTCGGCGTGAACTCACGGCTCGACGAGATGCAGGCCGCCGTGCTGCGTGAACGTCTGCAGCGGCTGCCAGCGTGGACGGCACAGCGCCGGACGCTCGCGGTGCGCTACCGGACGCTCCTGCGGGACGCGCCCGTCCGCGTGCCGCGGGAGTTCGACACCGGGCACGTCTACCACCTGTTCCCTGTCCGCGTGGACAACCGGGCCGCGTTCCAGTCGCACATGACGGCCAGAGGGATCCAGACGCTCGTCCACTACCCGCACGCGCTCACGCGACAGCCCGCCTTCGCCGATCAGTCACCCGCGCCGTGCCCAGAGGCCGAGCGAGCCGCGGCCGAGGTCGTGTCGCTGCCGCTGCACCCGTTGCTGACCGCGGCCGATATCAATCTCGTGGCCGAGGCCGCGCGTACCTTCACGGAATAG
- a CDS encoding NAD-dependent epimerase/dehydratase family protein — protein MTDHRAFFAGRPVMITGGLGFIGSNLARQLVDAGADVLLVDSLIPEYGGALENIRGIEDRVRVNIADIRQQTTMNCLVQGREVIFNLAGQVSHIDSMRDPYTDLEINCRSQMTVLEACRRNNPGAKVVFAGTRQIYGKPDYLPVDERHLVRPTDINGINKAAGEQYHLVYNNVFGVRACSLRLTNIYGPRQLIKHNRQGFVGWFIRRIVEDQEIEIFGDGMQMRDFAFVDDACDAFLRAGATDAVNGGVFNVGGSEPITHRDLVELMIDVAGSGRRRFVDWPAEKKAIDIGSFYADSSRFTATTGWAPTVPLREGLTRTIAFYREHLAKYL, from the coding sequence ATGACCGACCACCGTGCGTTCTTTGCCGGGCGCCCCGTGATGATCACGGGCGGGCTCGGGTTCATCGGCAGCAATCTGGCGCGCCAGCTCGTGGACGCCGGCGCCGACGTGCTGCTCGTGGATTCGCTCATCCCTGAATACGGCGGAGCGCTCGAGAACATCAGGGGCATCGAGGATCGCGTCCGCGTCAACATCGCCGACATCCGCCAGCAGACCACGATGAACTGCCTCGTGCAGGGACGCGAGGTGATCTTCAACCTGGCTGGCCAGGTGAGCCACATCGACAGCATGCGGGATCCGTACACGGATCTCGAGATCAACTGCCGCAGTCAGATGACGGTGCTCGAGGCGTGCCGCCGCAACAATCCCGGCGCCAAGGTGGTGTTTGCCGGCACGCGACAGATCTACGGCAAGCCCGATTACCTGCCCGTCGACGAACGGCATCTCGTGCGGCCGACCGACATCAACGGGATCAACAAGGCCGCCGGCGAGCAGTATCACCTGGTCTACAACAACGTCTTCGGCGTACGGGCGTGCTCGCTGCGCCTGACCAACATCTACGGCCCACGTCAGCTCATCAAGCACAACCGCCAGGGTTTCGTCGGCTGGTTCATCCGCAGGATCGTCGAGGATCAGGAGATCGAGATCTTCGGCGACGGCATGCAGATGCGCGACTTCGCGTTCGTCGACGACGCGTGCGATGCGTTCCTGCGCGCGGGCGCAACGGATGCGGTCAATGGAGGCGTGTTCAACGTCGGTGGGTCTGAGCCCATCACGCACCGCGACCTCGTGGAACTGATGATCGACGTCGCGGGCTCCGGCCGCCGCCGCTTCGTGGACTGGCCCGCCGAGAAGAAGGCCATCGACATCGGCAGCTTCTACGCGGACTCCTCGCGCTTCACGGCAACGACGGGATGGGCGCCAACGGTGCCGCTCCGCGAAGGCCTCACGCGCACGATCGCGTTCTACCGCGAACACCTCGCCAAGTACCTCTGA
- a CDS encoding glycosyltransferase family 2 protein gives MPETPASTPAGLSLFFPAYNDSGTIASMVVSALLAARALTPDHEVIVVNDGSRDNTPQILDELARMYPQVRIVHHVKNRGYGGALRSGFAAATKEYVFYTDGDAQYDPSEVALLWQRLGPDVDLVNGYKISRSDPLHRIVIGRLYHHTVKLLFGLRVRDVDCDFRLMRRSVFDKVTLTKDSGVICLEMMKKITDAGFRIAEVPVHHFHRAYGKSQFFNFPRIFRTGIDVLQLWYELVIRKPQATQAKG, from the coding sequence ATGCCTGAAACGCCTGCCAGCACGCCTGCCGGACTGAGTCTGTTCTTCCCGGCCTACAACGACAGCGGCACCATCGCCAGCATGGTGGTGTCGGCGTTGCTGGCGGCGCGTGCGCTGACGCCCGATCACGAAGTCATCGTCGTCAACGATGGCAGCCGCGACAACACGCCGCAGATCCTCGACGAACTGGCCCGCATGTATCCGCAGGTCCGCATCGTCCACCACGTGAAGAACCGCGGGTACGGCGGCGCGCTGCGCAGCGGATTCGCGGCGGCCACCAAGGAGTACGTGTTCTACACGGACGGCGATGCACAGTACGACCCGTCGGAGGTGGCGCTCCTGTGGCAGCGGCTCGGGCCCGACGTGGATCTGGTGAACGGCTACAAGATCTCGCGATCGGATCCGCTGCACCGCATCGTGATCGGACGGCTGTACCACCACACCGTGAAGCTGCTGTTCGGTCTTCGCGTGCGCGACGTGGATTGCGATTTCCGGCTGATGCGCCGGTCCGTCTTCGACAAGGTCACGCTCACCAAGGACAGCGGCGTGATCTGCCTGGAGATGATGAAGAAGATCACCGACGCCGGCTTCCGCATCGCGGAAGTCCCCGTCCATCATTTCCACCGCGCGTATGGCAAGTCTCAGTTCTTCAACTTCCCCCGCATCTTCCGCACGGGCATCGACGTGCTGCAGCTCTGGTACGAGCTCGTGATACGCAAGCCGCAGGCGACACAGGCGAAGGGATGA
- a CDS encoding polyprenol monophosphomannose synthase: MTSPPRVLVVTPTYNERDNLPVLVEQVLARGPEFSLLVVDDASPDGTGAVADALVQAHPGRVHVMHRAGKRGLGRSYVDALSRAVTMDVDIVCQMDADFSHDPQYLPDLVRGVTEGGLDLVVGSRYLHGVSVVNWPLSRLILSTFANRYVRAITGLPARDCTSGYRCWRRDALARLPLRRFVSDGYAFLVEMLFEAMGAGCRIGEVPIIYVERREGQSKMSRGVILESIFVPWRLVARHPSWRGRRG; this comes from the coding sequence GTGACGTCGCCGCCGCGCGTCCTGGTCGTCACGCCGACCTACAACGAGCGCGACAACCTTCCGGTGCTCGTCGAGCAGGTGCTCGCGCGCGGGCCGGAATTCTCGTTGCTCGTGGTGGACGATGCGTCGCCTGATGGCACGGGCGCGGTGGCCGACGCCCTGGTGCAGGCCCATCCGGGGCGCGTCCACGTGATGCACCGCGCGGGCAAGCGAGGCCTCGGCCGCTCGTACGTGGACGCCCTGTCGCGGGCCGTCACCATGGACGTCGACATCGTCTGCCAGATGGACGCCGACTTCTCGCACGACCCGCAGTACCTGCCCGATCTCGTGCGCGGCGTGACGGAGGGCGGCCTCGATCTCGTGGTGGGGTCTCGCTATCTGCACGGCGTGAGCGTGGTGAACTGGCCGCTGAGCCGGTTGATCCTGAGTACGTTCGCCAACAGGTACGTGCGTGCGATCACGGGTCTGCCGGCGCGCGACTGCACGAGCGGGTATCGCTGCTGGCGCCGCGACGCGCTCGCGCGCCTGCCGTTGCGGCGGTTCGTGTCCGATGGGTACGCGTTCCTCGTCGAGATGCTCTTCGAGGCGATGGGGGCGGGATGCCGGATCGGCGAAGTGCCGATCATCTACGTCGAGCGGCGCGAGGGGCAATCGAAGATGTCGCGGGGCGTGATTCTCGAGTCGATCTTCGTGCCGTGGCGGCTCGTGGCGCGACATCCGTCGTGGCGCGGCCGGCGCGGCTGA
- a CDS encoding glycosyltransferase family 2 protein: MAAPETVSILIPAYDEGAVVGDVIRALRDAAPWHEILLIDDGSTDETAAAATAAGGRVLRHPYNKGNGAAVKTGIRAATGEFVLVIDGDGQHKPEDACRLVAQLGEYDLVVGARAGHTQATGMRRFGNGLLNAFATYMTGREIPDLTSGLRGARRSVLREFLHLIPNGFSTPTTTTLAFIKAGYSVEFLPIEARQRTGVSKIRLARDGTKFLLIILKIVTIFSPMKIFLPVSAGSCLLGVCYGAWTVATSGRIANGSVLLLMLSVLVFLVGLVSEQISALRFEGRQ, from the coding sequence GTGGCTGCTCCCGAAACCGTCTCCATCCTGATCCCCGCGTACGACGAGGGCGCCGTCGTGGGCGACGTGATTCGCGCTCTGCGCGACGCCGCGCCGTGGCACGAGATCCTGCTCATCGACGATGGGTCGACCGATGAGACGGCGGCGGCGGCCACGGCGGCCGGCGGACGCGTGCTGCGGCATCCCTACAACAAGGGCAACGGTGCGGCGGTCAAGACAGGTATCCGCGCGGCAACGGGCGAGTTCGTGCTGGTGATCGACGGCGATGGCCAGCACAAGCCCGAGGACGCCTGCCGTCTCGTGGCGCAGCTCGGCGAGTACGACCTCGTGGTGGGCGCTCGGGCCGGCCACACGCAGGCGACGGGCATGCGGCGGTTCGGCAACGGACTGCTGAACGCGTTCGCGACGTACATGACGGGGCGCGAGATCCCCGATCTCACGTCGGGGCTCAGGGGGGCGCGGCGGTCGGTGCTCCGCGAGTTCCTGCACCTCATCCCGAACGGGTTCTCGACACCCACGACGACCACGCTCGCCTTCATCAAGGCGGGCTACAGCGTCGAGTTCCTGCCGATCGAGGCGCGCCAGCGGACGGGCGTCTCGAAAATCCGTCTCGCGCGCGACGGCACCAAGTTCCTGCTGATCATCCTGAAGATCGTCACGATCTTCAGCCCGATGAAGATCTTCCTGCCCGTGAGCGCCGGCTCGTGCCTGCTCGGTGTCTGCTACGGCGCGTGGACGGTCGCGACGTCGGGACGGATCGCGAACGGCTCGGTACTGCTGCTGATGCTGTCGGTGCTGGTCTTCCTCGTGGGTCTGGTGTCCGAGCAGATCTCGGCCCTGCGCTTCGAGGGCCGCCAGTGA